One Mytilus trossulus isolate FHL-02 chromosome 5, PNRI_Mtr1.1.1.hap1, whole genome shotgun sequence DNA segment encodes these proteins:
- the LOC134718047 gene encoding piggyBac transposable element-derived protein 4-like, with protein sequence MDDHFPEFLINQTDSYANKNIQHRPNDNKMPWSIPTLPEIKSCLCLNYQMGINHKPSTKLYWSTDPVMVTPIFSSTMTRDRYTQILRYLHFSNVANEPRQGEPNYDPLYKIKPVVNHLNNKFGLEYIPKRNVTIDECMVPFKGRTLLKQYLPSKPNEWGVKVWMLAESASSYIQYIDVYPGRTDGNLGSSVVKNCLEGANIAELWENYDTAACGTVRNTRTGLPKDIMCKKPVTVVTRGDHQFRQKGALFIAVSWKDKKTAIHNESIGQVTRSVKVDGQFARQEFNCPSAIVDYTSNMGGVDKADQYIVITRKP encoded by the exons ATGGATGATCATTTTCCTGAGTTTCTTATTAACCAAACAGATAGTTATGCCAACAAAAACATTCAGCACAGGCCAAACGATAACAAAATGCCTTGGAGTATCCCAACTTTACCGGAAATAAAATCATGTCTTTGTCTAAACTACCAAATGGGAATAAATCACAAACCATCTACTAAGTTATATTGGTCAACCGATCCAGTTATGGTCACCCCAATATTTTCATCAACAATGACCAGAGACAGATACACCCAGATATTGCGGTACCTCCATTTCTCTAACGTTGCAAATGAACCTAGACAAGGAGAACCAAATTATGAtcctttatataaaattaaacctGTAGTTAaccatttaaataataaatttggtTTGGAATATATACCAAAAAGAAATGTCACCATTGACGAGTGTATGGTACCTTTCAAAGGGAGAACATTATTGAAACAATACTTACCAAGTAAACCAAATGAATGGGGCGTAAAGGTTTGGATGCTGGCAGAATCTGCCAGCAGCTACATACAATATATAGATGTGTATCCAGGTAGAACAGATGGAAATCTGGGTTCTTCGGTGGTAAAGAATTGTTTAGAAGGTGCAAATATTGCAG AGTTGTGGGAGAATTATGACACAGCTGCATGTGGAACAGTTCGTAACACTAGGACAGGTCTGCCAAAAGATATCATGTGTAAAAAGCCAGTTACTGTTGTAACTCGTGGAGACCATCAATTCAGGCAAAAAGGTGCTTTGTTTATAGCGGTGTCTTGGAAGGACAAAAAAACTGCAATACACAATGAAAGCATTGGTCAAGTTACTCGTTCAGTAAAAGTTGACGGCCAATTTGCAAGACAGGAGTTTAATTGCCCATCTGCTATTGTTGACTACACTTCTAATATGGGTGGTGTTGACAAAGCAGATCAATATATTGTTATCACCAGAAAACcttaa